A DNA window from Flavisolibacter ginsenosidimutans contains the following coding sequences:
- a CDS encoding helix-turn-helix domain-containing protein — MDKNNSTPILIPLEPSEFWTQMRGIIREELSKQTKENKGEECFQVTGLTYKPLFKIQEVCSFFQVSRPTIYDWIKQGKLTPYKIRSRVYFLFNDIQKLLEPGR; from the coding sequence ATGGACAAAAATAATTCAACACCAATTTTGATTCCGCTTGAGCCCAGCGAATTTTGGACCCAAATGCGGGGAATTATTCGCGAAGAGCTATCAAAACAAACAAAAGAAAACAAAGGCGAAGAATGCTTTCAGGTTACGGGCCTTACGTACAAGCCGCTTTTCAAGATTCAAGAGGTATGTTCTTTTTTTCAGGTATCCCGGCCAACCATATACGACTGGATTAAGCAAGGCAAGCTAACCCCTTACAAAATCCGTTCACGAGTGTATTTTCTTTTCAACGACATTCAAAAATTGCTGGAACCCGGTCGTTAA
- a CDS encoding SMP-30/gluconolactonase/LRE family protein, with the protein MAQIVEIISESVCQLGEGPVWDPLTERIWWVDIVAGKLHSFFPNKNEHGVMNIGQMISAVVVRESGGLIASLQDGFAFIDIITQHVKSIGDPILIDNTLRFNDGKCDPAGRFWAGTMALNGESGTGGLYTLQTDLSVSLKLTGVSCSNGLAWSQDNKTLYYIDTPTSQVVAFDYDIQDGSIRNKRTVISIPESEGFGDGMTIDNEGMLWIACWGGWQVTRWNPVTGILLGRISLPVSKVTSCTFGGKDLSDLYVTSARQGLNNDDLSQQPMAGSLFVIKNSGFTGLKPFTFNG; encoded by the coding sequence ATGGCACAAATCGTCGAAATAATTTCAGAAAGTGTATGTCAGTTGGGTGAAGGCCCTGTATGGGATCCATTAACCGAACGTATCTGGTGGGTAGATATCGTCGCAGGAAAACTTCATAGTTTTTTCCCAAACAAAAATGAACACGGTGTTATGAATATTGGACAGATGATAAGCGCTGTTGTTGTAAGGGAATCAGGTGGATTAATAGCAAGTTTACAAGATGGTTTTGCATTTATTGATATCATAACCCAGCACGTCAAATCAATTGGAGATCCAATATTAATTGATAATACCCTCAGATTCAATGATGGAAAATGTGATCCTGCCGGCAGGTTCTGGGCTGGCACGATGGCACTTAATGGAGAAAGTGGGACGGGAGGTCTATATACACTTCAAACTGATTTGTCTGTTTCCTTAAAATTAACCGGGGTATCGTGTTCAAATGGTTTGGCATGGAGCCAAGACAATAAAACACTTTATTATATTGATACTCCTACATCCCAAGTAGTTGCATTCGACTATGATATTCAGGACGGGAGTATAAGAAATAAGAGGACCGTAATTTCTATACCGGAAAGTGAGGGTTTTGGCGATGGGATGACAATCGATAATGAAGGAATGCTTTGGATTGCCTGTTGGGGTGGGTGGCAGGTAACCAGGTGGAATCCGGTTACCGGAATATTACTTGGGCGCATTTCACTACCTGTAAGTAAAGTTACTTCGTGCACGTTTGGAGGCAAAGATCTAAGCGATCTTTATGTAACTTCTGCAAGGCAGGGTCTCAATAATGATGATTTGTCGCAGCAACCAATGGCAGGATCATTATTTGTGATTAAGAATTCAGGCTTTACCGGTCTTAAACCCTTTACTTTTAATGGTTAA
- a CDS encoding AraC family transcriptional regulator, with product MKPLLFDVKSLLNDSIYVKEIDTLQLEDQFHFHNAYEIAYIIKSHGKRIIGDSIENFTHGDLVLLGLHVPHVSYFSNEQGAALQALVIYFNPDWLTEEHLNSPNLTKLRKLLKDLQRGIKVHGPAKKKVIKLLYTLKNGKGLERIITILSILQIISNSGEYKCLASEGYSSSYHQTGLKRMDQIYKYVLENFTETIKLEKIAAIANITPTSFCKYFKSNTKKTFSNFVNEIRIGYACKLLCNEDSSISEVGFKCGFNTLANFNRTFKQITRMAPSEYKNKIKL from the coding sequence ATGAAACCATTATTGTTTGATGTAAAGTCTTTATTAAATGATTCTATCTATGTTAAGGAAATAGATACCCTTCAGTTAGAAGATCAATTTCACTTTCACAATGCATACGAAATAGCATATATTATAAAGAGCCATGGAAAGAGAATAATCGGAGATAGTATTGAAAACTTTACCCACGGCGACCTTGTCCTTCTAGGCTTGCACGTTCCTCATGTTTCTTATTTTTCAAACGAACAAGGAGCAGCTCTGCAGGCACTGGTAATTTATTTCAATCCCGATTGGCTTACTGAAGAACATCTAAATTCTCCAAACCTCACCAAACTGAGAAAATTGCTAAAAGACCTGCAGCGTGGTATTAAAGTTCATGGACCGGCAAAAAAGAAAGTGATAAAACTTTTATATACTTTGAAAAATGGAAAGGGTCTGGAAAGAATAATTACCATTCTGAGTATCTTACAGATCATATCCAATTCTGGAGAATATAAATGTCTTGCCAGTGAAGGTTATTCGAGTTCTTATCATCAAACTGGTTTAAAAAGGATGGATCAAATCTATAAGTATGTGCTTGAAAATTTCACTGAAACAATAAAACTCGAAAAAATTGCAGCCATAGCTAATATTACCCCTACATCTTTTTGTAAATATTTTAAAAGCAACACAAAAAAAACATTTTCAAATTTTGTGAATGAAATACGTATTGGTTATGCATGCAAGCTTCTATGTAATGAGGATTCAAGTATTTCGGAAGTAGGTTTTAAATGCGGGTTCAACACTCTTGCAAATTTTAACCGAACCTTCAAACAAATAACCCGCATGGCGCCGTCAGAATATAAGAACAAGATCAAATTATAA
- a CDS encoding SusC/RagA family TonB-linked outer membrane protein, translating to MKELFTLLNFFFSWLGSKKIRMSKKNLFVYFFILALSTTALAQHSVTGTVRDLKGEPLSGVSINVKNSSIGTTSDKNGSYSISVLDQNSALIFSMIGFTTQEINLNGRASVDLTLAGKTSNLNEVIITGYKTQDRTTLTTSISKLDIKVLENIPFQNLATGMQGTMAGVVVQTTSGQPGAAPRVIIRGGTSINNPNGSSPLYIVDGVIRDLNDLSPDDVESIQVLKDAAATSLYGARGSNGVVLVKTKSGKPGKTQVTYKYDFVNSETMHTYEFPSARDYIETTRRGFMASAVFVPIRLTNLGPTVTASAGVGNDLTKNTLWTPQYLTPQNQYKLNEGWESMTDPFDPTKTIIFKDTDFQPLLYQKGKSHNHYISVSGGNDRATFNMGAGYMYAQGVIKTSDYNRTTFNLNGDLKANDKLSFTGRVGYQRSGDNHIAPVGNNALQRYTALPHTAKYRFEDGTIAPGFNTSLGNPDYYLPIWDNKGDELTNDRLTLSIGSHFEILPGLSFDPLASLYINTSNTNTFLPQYYNGTALITTRVMSAGYNSFRQKQVDAIFNYKMQFHREHSISALAGFAYVGSKTYNLSASGQGAATDNIQTLNAATTRNSISSAVSERLILSYLYNIDYNFRQKYLLTINGRYDGASNLGEKHQWGFFPGISGGWNIYKEDFWKALAIHDKLRLKLRASYGVNGNLGLLGDYTAQGSYASGAVYGGASAIQNTVLPNADLRWEQSKTLDFGADIGIFNSRVNILFDVFRRVTDNLVTTLNLPPSTGFGSILTNYGSLEGKGIELELNGRFFPASSAFQWETAITFTKTKNKILKLPFNGVEKNRVGGELLWDASTKSYVWKGGLQEGGTIGELFAYKALGVYATDADAAAGPQDLAYVNGVANNFKRSGGDVIWQDTDGNGTIDARDRVYIGNIYPTMFGGIHNYFTYKNISLTVRMDYTLGHSIEDQLSKTFDQNGAGDISMTINMVKNGWKKQGDVTTVPQYMWLDPKQNIGRGSSAYFLKGDFLALREITLSYTVPASVMKKVGMNSLRLNLTGNNLHYFSKAGLLGGVVPEDGGVDNGRYPLSRNFIFGASLSF from the coding sequence ATGAAAGAATTATTTACACTACTTAATTTTTTTTTCTCGTGGCTTGGTTCAAAAAAAATTAGGATGTCTAAAAAAAATCTTTTTGTTTATTTCTTCATTTTAGCACTTTCAACCACGGCTCTGGCTCAGCATTCCGTTACAGGTACGGTCAGGGACTTAAAAGGAGAGCCACTATCAGGAGTTAGCATTAATGTAAAAAATTCCTCTATCGGAACAACATCTGATAAAAACGGCAGTTATTCCATTTCAGTACTTGACCAAAATAGTGCATTGATATTTAGTATGATTGGATTTACTACTCAAGAAATTAATTTGAATGGACGAGCATCTGTTGATCTCACGCTGGCGGGAAAAACGTCAAATCTAAATGAAGTAATCATAACAGGTTATAAGACACAGGACCGGACAACTCTTACTACATCTATCTCAAAACTGGACATAAAGGTTTTGGAAAATATCCCTTTCCAGAACCTTGCAACTGGTATGCAGGGTACTATGGCGGGTGTAGTCGTACAAACAACCAGCGGTCAACCGGGTGCTGCTCCGCGGGTTATAATACGTGGAGGCACGTCCATTAATAATCCTAATGGTTCATCTCCCCTATATATTGTTGATGGAGTGATCCGCGATCTTAATGATCTTTCACCGGATGATGTGGAATCTATTCAGGTTTTGAAGGATGCAGCGGCGACTTCTCTCTATGGTGCCAGAGGGTCGAATGGTGTGGTATTGGTGAAAACGAAATCAGGAAAGCCTGGTAAAACCCAGGTGACTTATAAATATGATTTTGTGAATTCTGAAACCATGCATACTTATGAGTTTCCTTCAGCAAGAGATTACATCGAAACAACCAGAAGAGGATTCATGGCATCAGCTGTATTTGTTCCGATTAGGTTAACTAATCTGGGTCCTACTGTTACCGCTTCAGCAGGCGTAGGGAATGATTTAACAAAGAATACTTTGTGGACACCTCAATACCTTACACCTCAGAATCAGTATAAATTGAACGAAGGCTGGGAGTCAATGACCGATCCATTTGATCCCACCAAAACAATCATTTTTAAGGATACCGATTTTCAACCGTTGTTATATCAAAAAGGGAAGTCACATAATCATTATATATCTGTGTCAGGGGGTAACGATCGAGCAACCTTTAATATGGGCGCTGGATATATGTACGCTCAAGGAGTTATTAAAACAAGCGATTATAACAGAACAACATTTAACCTGAACGGAGATTTGAAAGCGAATGATAAATTATCATTTACAGGCAGGGTGGGATATCAGCGTAGTGGCGATAATCACATTGCCCCTGTTGGAAACAATGCTCTTCAAAGATATACAGCGCTGCCTCACACTGCAAAATATCGTTTTGAAGACGGAACAATTGCACCGGGTTTTAATACTTCCCTGGGCAATCCGGATTATTACCTTCCCATATGGGATAATAAGGGAGATGAATTAACAAATGATAGATTAACGTTGTCCATCGGCTCACACTTTGAGATTTTGCCTGGCCTTTCTTTTGATCCACTTGCGTCATTGTATATTAATACTAGCAATACAAACACTTTTTTACCTCAGTACTATAATGGAACTGCGCTGATCACCACAAGGGTGATGTCCGCTGGTTACAATTCGTTTAGACAAAAACAGGTTGATGCAATATTCAATTACAAAATGCAGTTTCACCGTGAGCACAGTATAAGTGCATTAGCAGGCTTTGCGTATGTTGGAAGTAAAACTTATAATCTCTCCGCTTCAGGGCAGGGTGCCGCAACAGATAATATTCAAACCTTGAATGCTGCAACAACGCGTAATTCAATTAGCAGCGCAGTTAGTGAAAGGCTTATATTATCATACCTGTATAATATTGATTATAATTTCAGGCAAAAGTATCTACTTACAATTAACGGCCGATATGATGGCGCTTCCAATTTAGGTGAAAAGCACCAGTGGGGATTTTTTCCCGGAATATCAGGCGGATGGAATATATACAAGGAAGATTTTTGGAAAGCACTGGCTATTCATGACAAGTTACGTTTGAAGTTAAGAGCAAGTTATGGTGTAAATGGAAATCTCGGACTTCTGGGAGATTACACAGCACAGGGTAGTTATGCTTCAGGAGCAGTTTATGGTGGAGCCTCAGCCATTCAAAATACAGTTTTGCCAAATGCAGATCTAAGATGGGAACAATCGAAAACGCTGGACTTTGGAGCGGATATCGGTATTTTTAATAGTAGGGTTAATATATTATTCGATGTATTCAGAAGGGTAACTGATAATCTTGTAACCACGTTGAATTTGCCGCCGTCCACAGGCTTTGGAAGTATTTTGACAAACTATGGCAGTTTGGAAGGTAAAGGAATTGAGCTGGAATTAAACGGAAGATTTTTTCCGGCATCTTCTGCTTTTCAATGGGAAACGGCTATAACTTTTACAAAAACAAAAAACAAGATATTAAAGTTACCCTTTAACGGCGTGGAAAAAAATAGGGTGGGTGGAGAATTGTTATGGGATGCATCCACAAAATCATATGTATGGAAAGGAGGACTGCAGGAAGGTGGAACCATTGGAGAGTTGTTTGCTTACAAAGCCCTAGGAGTTTACGCGACAGATGCAGATGCAGCCGCTGGTCCCCAGGATCTTGCTTACGTAAATGGAGTTGCCAACAATTTTAAAAGAAGCGGCGGGGATGTTATTTGGCAGGATACAGATGGTAACGGGACCATCGATGCAAGGGACCGCGTATATATCGGCAACATTTATCCTACAATGTTTGGCGGAATACATAATTATTTCACTTATAAAAACATCAGCTTAACCGTACGAATGGATTATACATTAGGCCACAGTATTGAAGATCAGCTTTCCAAAACATTTGATCAAAATGGTGCAGGTGATATAAGTATGACAATTAATATGGTTAAAAATGGATGGAAAAAACAGGGAGATGTTACTACTGTTCCTCAATATATGTGGCTTGACCCAAAGCAAAATATAGGAAGGGGTTCCAGCGCGTATTTTCTAAAAGGTGACTTTCTAGCTTTAAGGGAAATTACGTTGAGTTATACCGTACCAGCAAGCGTGATGAAAAAAGTTGGAATGAATAGTTTGCGGTTAAATCTTACGGGTAACAACCTTCACTATTTTTCGAAAGCAGGCCTTCTCGGAGGCGTGGTTCCAGAGGACGGGGGGGTAGATAACGGACGTTATCCATTATCACGAAATTTTATTTTCGGGGCAAGTCTTTCGTTCTAA
- a CDS encoding RagB/SusD family nutrient uptake outer membrane protein — protein MKKLFVILSFAGFISIAVSSCNKKLTIEPISSITAASFWKNENDAQAGLTAMYVGLRSQAGLSGSFQYNNYFLGEARSEIMTYGTAGSTGFDIYYQNSLTANNAGPSWVGYYSIINAANLVLKYVPDITFQSGAVKNNLLAQAYTMRAYVYFIMVRTWGDLIIRTEPMESFNPEEVQKERSPKEEVFKLIKADLEKALQLFPDNSFPAGRFRWSKPASNSLKAEVYLWTGKLLNGGSQDFTTALTALNDVQTASSLSLLPNFADVFDYNKKGNNEIIMSIRLADGEGVQGYTGLMYGFIVPACTPQATKDLLGITTGTNSNHAWQLSPAARNAFTNDDLRKAATYVDLYTYNSSCAQTGYLATITLKFRGTVIGGVRWFYDDIILYRYADILLLKAEAKNALGQDPTPEMNMVRQRAYGSNFSAHSFVNGTKNQNDDAILKERLLELMVEGKRWWDLVRFGKAFQLVPSLQSRAGQDYLLLFPISNAVLAVETKVKQNPGY, from the coding sequence ATGAAAAAATTATTTGTAATACTGTCTTTTGCAGGATTTATTTCTATAGCTGTTTCATCGTGCAATAAAAAATTAACAATCGAACCAATAAGCTCTATTACGGCAGCTTCATTCTGGAAAAATGAAAATGATGCGCAGGCGGGCCTAACAGCTATGTATGTCGGACTAAGGTCTCAGGCAGGGCTTTCGGGTTCTTTTCAATACAATAATTATTTTTTGGGGGAGGCTAGAAGTGAGATCATGACTTATGGGACAGCAGGTTCGACAGGCTTCGATATTTATTACCAAAACAGCTTAACTGCTAATAACGCTGGTCCATCATGGGTGGGATATTATTCGATCATAAATGCAGCAAACTTGGTATTAAAATATGTACCCGACATAACGTTTCAGTCAGGTGCTGTTAAAAATAATCTTTTGGCACAAGCTTATACCATGCGTGCATACGTCTATTTCATTATGGTCAGGACCTGGGGCGACCTTATCATAAGGACGGAGCCAATGGAATCATTTAATCCGGAAGAAGTCCAGAAGGAAAGGTCTCCAAAAGAAGAAGTTTTTAAATTAATAAAAGCCGACTTGGAAAAAGCACTTCAGCTTTTTCCAGATAATAGTTTTCCAGCAGGAAGATTTCGCTGGTCAAAACCTGCGTCTAATTCTCTTAAAGCGGAGGTTTATTTATGGACCGGCAAGCTTTTAAACGGGGGCTCGCAAGATTTCACGACTGCCCTCACTGCACTTAATGATGTACAAACTGCTTCCAGCTTGTCGTTACTTCCAAATTTCGCTGATGTATTTGACTATAATAAAAAGGGAAACAATGAAATCATAATGAGTATAAGATTGGCTGATGGAGAGGGTGTACAAGGATATACAGGCCTTATGTATGGCTTCATTGTTCCCGCCTGTACACCCCAGGCCACCAAGGATCTGCTAGGGATAACAACAGGTACTAATTCAAACCATGCCTGGCAATTATCTCCAGCGGCAAGGAATGCATTTACGAATGATGATCTGAGGAAAGCTGCAACATACGTGGATCTGTATACGTATAATTCTTCGTGTGCACAAACAGGATATCTAGCGACAATTACATTAAAATTCAGGGGAACAGTAATTGGCGGGGTCAGGTGGTTTTATGATGATATTATTCTTTATAGGTATGCAGATATTTTATTATTGAAGGCTGAGGCAAAAAATGCTTTAGGCCAGGATCCAACACCGGAAATGAACATGGTCAGGCAAAGAGCGTACGGTTCAAATTTTTCTGCCCATTCTTTTGTAAATGGAACAAAGAATCAGAATGACGATGCTATTTTGAAAGAAAGATTATTGGAGCTAATGGTCGAGGGTAAGCGTTGGTGGGACCTTGTTCGTTTTGGGAAAGCATTTCAGTTAGTTCCATCGCTACAGAGTAGGGCAGGGCAGGATTACTTACTCTTGTTTCCCATATCAAATGCAGTGCTGGCAGTGGAAACTAAAGTCAAACAGAATCCGGGTTATTAA
- a CDS encoding aspartate aminotransferase family protein produces MNSWPKSSGILKDNEQWIPGGVVSLNRKSDPNICFTKGKGSHVWDIDGNEYIDYQSGFAAAFLGHNDPDVNAAVSNAIVDNRILMGAGPTDNEGKFAELFCKCVPSVEKIQITTTGSEATYHAIRIARAVTRRDHIIIIQGGYNGWHNDVAANVISTINDVGPRVSPGEYPFDSLSAGIPNVHKSLVHIINFNDPDSVLYVIKRYPVACIILEPILQNIGIVKPAEGYLEWLRKTADENNFLLIFDEVKTGFRHALGGYQSLCGVTPDLSSFGKAIANGYPMGVIGGKKMYMDYFIHPDKEYRALIAGTFNAHPITTVAALACLEKLSSTEFGVYEHVEKLGAMLDKGFNEIFQKLDTPFFIARQGSAFCVYFMDHAPLDFHDIALNNNFLLDKEYRINLIQRGIYQFPLPIKQGSISFAHSVLDIEKTLEQTKEVVSILNGKI; encoded by the coding sequence ATGAATTCCTGGCCGAAATCATCGGGCATATTAAAAGATAATGAACAGTGGATACCGGGAGGGGTTGTATCGCTGAACCGTAAATCGGATCCCAATATTTGTTTTACTAAAGGAAAAGGGAGCCACGTTTGGGATATAGACGGGAATGAATATATTGATTACCAGTCGGGGTTTGCGGCTGCATTTCTTGGGCACAATGATCCGGACGTTAATGCTGCGGTAAGCAATGCTATCGTTGATAATAGAATTTTGATGGGGGCCGGCCCTACAGATAATGAAGGAAAATTTGCCGAACTATTTTGTAAATGCGTTCCATCCGTTGAAAAAATTCAAATTACAACAACCGGTTCCGAAGCTACTTACCATGCGATAAGAATTGCCCGTGCTGTAACACGCCGTGATCACATCATAATAATACAGGGTGGGTACAACGGATGGCACAATGATGTGGCAGCAAATGTCATCAGTACAATCAATGATGTTGGGCCAAGGGTAAGCCCTGGCGAATACCCTTTTGATTCACTGTCTGCCGGAATACCAAATGTTCATAAATCATTGGTCCATATTATCAATTTCAATGATCCGGATTCTGTGCTTTATGTGATAAAACGGTACCCCGTTGCATGTATAATACTGGAACCCATCCTGCAAAATATTGGAATCGTTAAACCAGCCGAAGGTTATCTTGAATGGTTAAGGAAAACAGCAGATGAAAATAATTTTCTTCTCATTTTCGATGAGGTTAAGACAGGGTTCCGGCATGCATTGGGAGGATATCAGAGTCTTTGCGGAGTAACTCCAGACCTCAGTTCATTTGGAAAGGCAATAGCAAATGGATATCCGATGGGGGTTATTGGCGGCAAAAAAATGTACATGGATTACTTTATACATCCTGATAAGGAATACCGTGCACTCATCGCCGGCACTTTCAATGCACATCCCATCACAACAGTCGCAGCTTTAGCCTGTCTTGAAAAACTTTCATCAACTGAGTTTGGGGTTTATGAACATGTGGAAAAGCTGGGAGCCATGTTAGATAAAGGATTTAATGAAATTTTTCAAAAATTAGATACACCCTTTTTTATTGCACGCCAGGGGTCTGCTTTCTGTGTGTACTTTATGGATCATGCTCCGTTGGATTTTCATGATATTGCTCTGAATAATAATTTTTTACTCGATAAGGAATACCGCATTAATTTGATCCAAAGAGGGATTTATCAATTCCCGTTACCTATTAAGCAGGGAAGCATTTCATTTGCCCACTCAGTTTTGGATATTGAAAAGACATTGGAACAAACAAAAGAGGTTGTATCCATTTTAAATGGAAAAATCTAA
- the dgoD gene encoding galactonate dehydratase, giving the protein MKITSIETFVCNARMRNWIFVKVVTDQPGLWGWGEATLEWHTRSVIGAIEDISELIVGEDPTRIEYIWQMMYRQHFWHGNNVVRGTAMSGIDIALWDIAGKIHNVPCHQLWGGRVRDYIRLYCHLGGGKMEDFYQTQADDANRFAELALSAVEEGFTAFKSMAVPGTMPLEGLRPVKYAEACVKAMREAVGDDIDIMVDCHARPSPAMGLQFAKALEPYGLYFFEEPCWPEVMDDIAQIQRSVKTPIATGERLVGIHAFREVFEKRAASVIQPDITHCGGLSEVRRIAAMAEAYRVSVAPHNPQGPVSTAASIEFGFSSTSYVICENVHNDVPWRSDVVTESYSVEKKGRKVGPNVKPGIGIEINEKEVKKHPFQQEVLQRIFYEDGSVGDW; this is encoded by the coding sequence ATGAAGATCACTTCTATAGAAACATTTGTCTGCAACGCCAGGATGCGCAACTGGATTTTTGTAAAAGTAGTGACAGACCAACCGGGATTGTGGGGCTGGGGTGAAGCAACGCTGGAATGGCATACCCGGTCGGTTATTGGGGCAATTGAAGATATCTCGGAGTTAATTGTTGGTGAAGACCCTACCCGGATCGAGTATATCTGGCAAATGATGTATCGGCAGCATTTCTGGCATGGCAATAATGTTGTACGCGGCACGGCTATGAGTGGTATTGATATCGCCTTATGGGATATTGCCGGAAAGATTCATAATGTACCCTGTCATCAGCTATGGGGCGGTCGGGTGAGGGATTATATAAGATTGTACTGTCACCTTGGTGGCGGTAAGATGGAAGACTTTTATCAAACGCAGGCCGACGATGCAAATCGGTTTGCAGAACTTGCTTTGTCTGCTGTGGAAGAAGGATTCACTGCCTTTAAATCCATGGCGGTACCCGGCACAATGCCACTTGAAGGGCTTCGTCCGGTGAAATATGCTGAGGCATGTGTGAAAGCCATGCGTGAAGCTGTAGGAGATGATATTGATATTATGGTTGATTGCCATGCAAGACCGTCACCTGCCATGGGCCTTCAATTTGCCAAAGCGCTTGAACCTTATGGATTGTATTTTTTTGAGGAGCCTTGCTGGCCGGAAGTTATGGATGATATTGCTCAGATCCAGCGGTCGGTTAAAACTCCCATTGCCACGGGAGAACGGTTGGTTGGCATTCATGCTTTTCGTGAAGTATTCGAGAAAAGAGCTGCAAGTGTGATTCAGCCAGATATTACCCATTGTGGTGGTTTAAGTGAGGTAAGGCGTATAGCAGCAATGGCAGAAGCCTACCGGGTATCCGTTGCACCCCATAACCCCCAGGGGCCGGTAAGTACGGCTGCTTCAATTGAATTTGGATTTTCTTCGACGTCTTATGTTATTTGTGAGAATGTACATAATGATGTTCCCTGGCGTAGCGATGTGGTTACAGAAAGTTATTCTGTAGAAAAGAAAGGAAGAAAAGTTGGACCTAATGTAAAGCCAGGCATAGGTATCGAAATAAATGAAAAGGAGGTAAAAAAACATCCATTCCAACAAGAAGTTTTACAGCGGATATTTTATGAGGATGGAAGTGTGGGTGATTGGTAA
- a CDS encoding SDR family NAD(P)-dependent oxidoreductase, giving the protein MEKLFVNKMVVISGGMGDIGRAMAIEFAKHGSNIALCDLKPDHAATEFLDSLKQYNVSCTYAQVDVTDAASVKEWIDAVELKQGIPEIIIANAATVTLASLYEITPEEWNRELRVNLDGAFHITQIGTAKLLQHKLPGRVVFIGSWAGYTPHPHIPAYCVSKAAMRMLCKCMALELAPHNILVNELALGYVAAGLSGNIWKQDLELEEKARSRVPVQKVMSAEQVALQVIQLCHPGNEHMTGSTILMDGGLSLLS; this is encoded by the coding sequence ATGGAAAAATTATTTGTAAATAAAATGGTAGTGATTAGCGGCGGTATGGGTGATATTGGGCGTGCTATGGCAATTGAATTTGCAAAACACGGGTCAAATATTGCGCTTTGTGACTTAAAGCCTGATCATGCTGCTACAGAATTTCTGGATTCTCTTAAACAATATAATGTTTCATGCACCTATGCCCAGGTGGACGTGACTGATGCTGCGTCAGTTAAAGAGTGGATAGATGCTGTAGAACTAAAACAGGGAATCCCGGAAATTATAATTGCAAATGCAGCAACGGTAACCCTCGCTTCTTTGTATGAAATCACTCCCGAGGAATGGAACAGGGAATTGCGGGTTAACCTTGATGGTGCATTTCATATAACACAGATCGGCACTGCAAAGTTGCTGCAACATAAACTACCTGGCAGGGTTGTATTTATAGGAAGTTGGGCCGGATATACGCCGCATCCTCATATCCCTGCCTATTGTGTTTCCAAAGCCGCAATGCGGATGTTATGTAAATGCATGGCACTTGAACTCGCTCCCCATAATATTCTCGTGAATGAACTTGCTCTCGGATATGTTGCGGCCGGTTTATCCGGAAACATATGGAAACAAGACTTGGAATTGGAAGAGAAAGCCCGATCCAGGGTACCTGTTCAAAAAGTTATGAGCGCTGAACAGGTGGCATTACAGGTAATTCAATTGTGTCATCCTGGAAATGAACACATGACCGGCAGCACAATTTTAATGGATGGCGGACTATCACTACTGTCTTAA